A window of Ignavibacterium sp. contains these coding sequences:
- a CDS encoding M14 family metallopeptidase: MQIKVILFVLLVYTASFAQNNWTTLFERSGFISTSDYNETMNYFKRLDEASDYADLFGFGRSSQGRDLNCLLVTKEDKSSIEQRIAEGKKPLEKATILIINGIHSGEIEGKDASMILLREILITKEKEYLLDSINLLVVPIFSVDGHERKSKYNRINQNGPEEMGWRTTAQNYNLNRDWIKADSPEMQSMLILISTWNPDFIIDTHTTDGADYQYSVTYQVERFSNIDSQIGSWLSEKFVPYLENKVTEKGFLIFPYVSMKNWSQGLDSGITDWASSPRFSTGYFALRNRPSLLVETHMIKPYKERVFATKAVLENHF; this comes from the coding sequence ATGCAGATTAAAGTTATTCTATTTGTTTTGCTCGTTTATACGGCATCATTTGCACAAAATAATTGGACAACATTATTTGAACGTTCCGGATTTATATCAACATCTGACTACAATGAAACAATGAATTACTTTAAAAGACTTGATGAAGCTTCTGATTATGCTGATTTGTTTGGATTTGGACGTTCATCACAGGGCAGAGATTTGAATTGTCTGCTTGTTACAAAGGAAGATAAATCTTCAATCGAACAAAGAATTGCAGAAGGTAAAAAACCTTTAGAGAAAGCAACTATACTGATTATAAATGGAATTCACTCCGGTGAAATTGAAGGTAAAGATGCAAGTATGATTTTGTTACGGGAAATTCTTATAACAAAAGAGAAAGAATATCTTCTTGATAGCATCAATCTGCTTGTAGTTCCAATCTTTAGTGTTGATGGTCACGAAAGGAAAAGTAAATACAACCGAATAAATCAAAACGGTCCGGAAGAAATGGGTTGGAGGACTACTGCACAAAACTATAATCTTAACCGTGATTGGATAAAAGCAGATTCACCAGAAATGCAATCAATGCTCATTCTCATTTCAACCTGGAATCCGGATTTCATAATCGACACTCACACAACTGATGGAGCTGATTATCAATACAGTGTAACTTATCAGGTTGAAAGATTCTCAAATATTGATTCGCAAATCGGAAGCTGGCTTTCAGAAAAGTTTGTTCCATACCTTGAAAACAAAGTAACAGAAAAAGGTTTTCTCATTTTCCCTTATGTGTCAATGAAGAACTGGTCACAAGGACTTGACTCAGGAATAACTGATTGGGCATCTTCACCAAGATTTTCAACAGGATATTTCGCATTGAGAAATCGTCCTTCGCTTCTGGTAGAAACTCATATGATTAAACCTTACAAAGAACGAGTTTTTGCAACAAAAGCTGTGCTTGAAAACCACTTTTGA
- a CDS encoding AAA family ATPase encodes MYQRKQLEILEKRIFERKNLIQVITGPRQVGKTTLANQLTKKVNIPFHFVSADAVPSSNSFWISQQWEISRAKFKNSGSKIFLFIIDEVQKINNWSEYIKKEWDKDRRQNINLRVILLGSSTLLVNKGLSESLMGRFEIIQLPHWSLSEMHDAFGFTPEQYVYFGAYPGAEHLISDETRWKDYIRNSIIEPTISKDILQLTNIQKPALLKNLFELGCAFSGEILSYTKILGQLTDAGNTTTLAQYQKLLDEVWLLSGLQKFSGSKIKSKSSPPKWIVYNTSLSSVYDELSFESVKNNLVRWGRKVEQAIGAYLINSARVNNFNVFYWREVNDEIDFLIQKNKTIIPIEVKLGKAKSHKGLINFSEKFSTKKSLLISDDGLKWQEFLKMDIVDLF; translated from the coding sequence ATGTACCAGAGAAAACAACTTGAAATCTTAGAAAAAAGAATATTTGAGAGAAAAAATCTAATTCAGGTTATTACAGGTCCGAGACAAGTTGGAAAAACAACGCTCGCCAATCAACTAACAAAAAAGGTGAATATTCCTTTTCATTTTGTTTCAGCAGATGCTGTGCCTTCATCTAATTCTTTTTGGATATCTCAACAATGGGAAATATCACGAGCAAAATTTAAAAATTCCGGGTCAAAAATATTTTTATTTATTATTGATGAAGTTCAAAAAATAAATAACTGGAGTGAATACATTAAGAAAGAATGGGATAAGGATCGAAGGCAAAATATTAATTTAAGAGTTATTTTACTTGGTTCTTCAACTCTTCTTGTGAACAAAGGTTTAAGCGAATCTTTGATGGGTAGATTTGAAATTATTCAACTCCCGCATTGGTCACTTTCTGAAATGCACGATGCCTTTGGATTTACTCCTGAACAATATGTTTATTTCGGTGCTTATCCTGGCGCTGAACATTTGATATCTGATGAGACCAGATGGAAAGATTACATTAGGAATTCTATTATTGAGCCAACTATTTCTAAGGACATACTTCAACTTACCAACATACAAAAACCGGCTTTACTCAAAAATCTTTTCGAGCTTGGCTGCGCATTCAGTGGAGAGATTCTATCTTACACAAAAATTCTAGGTCAATTAACCGACGCCGGCAATACTACAACTTTAGCGCAATATCAAAAATTATTGGATGAAGTTTGGTTATTGAGTGGATTACAAAAGTTTTCGGGCTCTAAAATCAAATCTAAATCTTCACCACCTAAATGGATTGTTTATAACACTTCCCTTTCTTCGGTTTATGATGAGTTATCTTTCGAATCGGTTAAAAATAATCTGGTGCGTTGGGGTAGAAAAGTTGAGCAAGCTATCGGAGCTTATTTAATTAATTCGGCAAGAGTAAATAACTTTAATGTATTCTACTGGCGTGAGGTGAACGACGAAATAGATTTCTTGATCCAGAAAAATAAGACTATTATTCCAATAGAAGTCAAATTAGGGAAAGCGAAATCGCACAAGGGACTAATAAACTTTTCTGAGAAGTTTAGTACCAAAAAATCGCTTCTAATTTCTGATGATGGTTTAAAGTGGCAGGAATTTCTAAAAATGGATATAGTTGATTTATTCTAA
- a CDS encoding O-acetyl-ADP-ribose deacetylase: MKAIISLYKGDITKLKVDAIVNAANRSLLGGGGVDGAIHRAAGPELLEFNRKLGGCETGESKISPGFKLPAKYIIHTVGPVWQGGKSNEDSLLENCYLNSLKLAVKNKIKTIAFPAISTGVYGFPLERATNIAVKRVIKFLENDDTIEKVIFACFDERTYKVYEATLKSEKIPFEIYSMD; encoded by the coding sequence ATGAAAGCAATAATTTCATTATATAAAGGTGATATCACAAAATTAAAAGTTGATGCAATCGTAAATGCAGCAAACCGTTCACTGCTTGGTGGTGGTGGAGTTGACGGAGCGATTCATCGGGCTGCTGGTCCTGAATTACTCGAATTCAATCGAAAGCTCGGTGGTTGTGAAACGGGTGAATCAAAAATTTCTCCCGGTTTCAAACTACCTGCAAAATATATTATTCACACTGTCGGACCTGTTTGGCAGGGAGGCAAAAGCAATGAAGACAGCTTGCTTGAAAACTGTTATTTAAATTCACTAAAACTTGCTGTAAAAAATAAAATAAAGACAATCGCATTTCCTGCAATCTCAACAGGAGTTTATGGTTTCCCTCTGGAGCGTGCAACTAATATTGCAGTAAAAAGAGTTATAAAATTTTTAGAAAATGATGATACAATTGAAAAAGTAATCTTTGCTTGCTTTGATGAAAGAACTTATAAAGTTTATGAAGCTACCTTGAAATCAGAAAAAATTCCGTTTGAAATTTACTCAATGGATTGA
- a CDS encoding DUF481 domain-containing protein, with amino-acid sequence MKKNLILFLIISTITIAQVNTESFRKDYDSVGFAGNLGLDFTALTGNTDLQLFSFNGRVNYNFGNSYSFFVFSSDVGWKDNQRFSNLALFHLRFVTGISKIMQLEAFTQYNFDKSRLLLNRELLGIGTRIKILTSDEIKLRFGFSGMMEFEEYNLPANSNHPATVKDFRFSSYLSLSYSISDNAKFLSTSYYQPLLKDFSDTKLITENSLETKIDDSFKLIMRFSARFDNFPPDGRKKLDTATKVGITYDF; translated from the coding sequence ATGAAAAAAAATTTAATACTGTTCTTAATAATTTCCACAATTACCATTGCTCAGGTAAACACAGAGTCATTCAGAAAAGATTATGATTCCGTTGGTTTTGCAGGCAATTTAGGGCTTGACTTTACTGCATTAACAGGCAATACAGACCTCCAACTATTTTCTTTTAATGGCAGAGTAAATTATAACTTTGGCAATTCCTATTCTTTTTTTGTTTTCAGTTCTGATGTTGGTTGGAAAGATAATCAGAGGTTTTCAAACCTTGCATTATTTCATCTTAGATTTGTGACTGGTATATCCAAAATAATGCAACTTGAAGCATTTACTCAGTATAATTTTGATAAAAGCCGGTTACTGCTTAACCGGGAACTATTAGGTATCGGGACAAGAATAAAAATTTTAACCAGCGATGAAATAAAATTAAGGTTTGGGTTTTCAGGCATGATGGAATTTGAAGAATATAATCTGCCGGCCAACTCAAATCATCCTGCAACAGTTAAAGATTTCAGATTTAGCTCATATCTTAGTCTGAGTTACTCTATATCAGATAATGCAAAATTTTTATCAACTTCTTACTATCAACCATTGTTAAAAGATTTTTCCGATACTAAGCTTATTACAGAAAATTCACTCGAGACAAAAATTGATGATTCATTCAAACTTATAATGAGATTTAGTGCAAGGTTCGACAACTTTCCACCCGATGGTCGAAAAAAACTGGATACTGCTACTAAAGTGGGGATAACTTATGATTTTTGA
- a CDS encoding M1 family metallopeptidase produces MKTFFKIFLIVFNSALFIIPQSELEKDFDILKYTLEVDFYNNYSEPFPHSFNGMLEIEFKALNDLKQIRLNATSFSLMINKIEGKDFSYKHSADTLFINFSKTVKKNSSEKIKIYYTHNDVIDGAFFVKDGMLFTNNAPQRARRWLPCFDHPSDKALFELKAKTPANVLLGSNGLLVDSVKNEDTIYYNWKTEYPLSTYLIVISSKKNYQMDEINWKSLNGKNIPVRFYWNEGENQSAINHIKDITPAMMKYFSELLCDYPFEKNGYATLNELFIFGGMENQTLISLCPNCWNEDLIAHEFSHQWFGNMITLKTWSDVWLNEGFATFAEGLWIEHRFGKKAYNEYIKIQAERFFRAENKFPIFNREWRNKIPDINILYNGEIIYAKAAAVLQMLRYTLGDSIFFAALKSYTNDKSLQYGNISTEEFIAKFMNYTGRDIGWFFNQWLAGTHYPIYKNYYLITQESSDYFVDLVFTQENKENIYYKMPFEVQILFDDGTSIKEVVFNEMNNQNFQFIYQKKPIKIYFDPEEKILLKEMFVEELENVIIDE; encoded by the coding sequence ATGAAAACTTTTTTTAAAATATTTTTAATCGTTTTTAATTCTGCACTGTTTATCATTCCGCAAAGCGAATTAGAAAAAGATTTCGATATTCTGAAATATACACTTGAAGTTGACTTTTATAACAACTATTCCGAACCATTTCCACATTCATTTAATGGAATGTTAGAGATAGAGTTCAAAGCTTTGAATGATTTAAAACAGATAAGATTAAATGCAACATCGTTTTCACTTATGATAAATAAGATTGAAGGAAAAGATTTTTCATATAAACATTCAGCAGACACATTATTTATAAATTTCAGTAAAACAGTAAAGAAAAATTCATCAGAGAAAATTAAAATTTATTATACGCACAACGATGTTATTGATGGTGCTTTCTTCGTTAAAGATGGGATGTTATTTACAAATAACGCTCCTCAACGTGCAAGAAGATGGTTGCCTTGTTTCGATCATCCATCGGACAAAGCATTGTTTGAACTGAAAGCAAAAACTCCTGCAAATGTATTGCTTGGTTCTAATGGTTTACTTGTTGATTCAGTGAAGAATGAAGATACAATTTATTATAACTGGAAAACAGAATATCCTCTCTCAACTTATCTGATTGTAATCAGTTCAAAAAAGAATTATCAGATGGATGAAATAAACTGGAAGAGTTTAAATGGGAAGAATATTCCGGTTCGGTTTTATTGGAATGAAGGTGAAAATCAGTCCGCAATAAATCACATTAAGGATATCACACCTGCAATGATGAAATATTTTTCTGAACTATTGTGTGATTATCCTTTTGAAAAAAATGGTTATGCAACATTGAATGAACTTTTCATATTTGGTGGAATGGAAAATCAGACGCTTATCAGCTTGTGTCCTAATTGTTGGAATGAGGATTTAATTGCACATGAATTTTCGCATCAATGGTTTGGAAATATGATTACATTAAAAACATGGTCTGATGTCTGGCTTAACGAAGGCTTTGCAACTTTTGCTGAAGGATTATGGATTGAACATAGATTTGGAAAAAAAGCTTATAATGAATACATAAAAATTCAGGCAGAAAGATTTTTTCGGGCAGAAAATAAATTTCCGATTTTTAATCGTGAATGGAGAAATAAAATTCCGGACATAAACATTTTATATAACGGAGAAATTATTTACGCAAAAGCAGCAGCTGTGCTACAAATGTTAAGGTATACTTTAGGCGATTCAATTTTCTTTGCTGCATTAAAATCATACACAAATGATAAATCGTTACAATATGGAAATATTTCAACTGAAGAATTCATAGCAAAATTTATGAATTATACTGGCAGAGATATTGGTTGGTTCTTCAATCAGTGGTTAGCAGGGACGCATTATCCGATTTACAAGAACTATTATTTAATAACTCAGGAATCTTCCGATTATTTTGTTGATTTAGTTTTCACACAGGAAAACAAAGAAAATATTTATTACAAGATGCCATTCGAAGTACAAATACTTTTTGATGATGGAACTTCCATTAAAGAAGTTGTTTTTAATGAGATGAATAATCAGAACTTTCAATTCATTTATCAAAAGAAACCGATAAAAATTTATTTTGACCCTGAAGAAAAGATTTTGTTAAAAGAAATGTTCGTGGAAGAATTGGAAAATGTAATTATTGACGAATAG
- a CDS encoding S28 family serine protease, translating into MKSLRIISAYFLMIFILISCSATQQTTLQESKLYKWLLSQPDLTVKKLESNEMFSEIYEIFIEQPIDHFNPNSPKFKQQFFLSHKDEDLPMVAELDGYSVGNRPNELSRLLNCNQIIVEHRYFGESVSEPFDWKYLDIKQAAADHHRIIQKLKEFYKSKWITTGISKGGSTVIFHKRFYPNDVDATVAYVAPINRSPEDQRVYEWLKNVSTEECRKKVHDFQEMILKKRDVFYPMFLQNAEKENLSYNIVGSEKAFEYSVLEYSFAYWQWSDGDCSKIPDSTFSKEEIFEHFKKNSGVDYFSDKDITSIYPFFYQCYTEYGYYGYDVEPFKQYLKYADGHTPFFIPDNLQLKFNPEPMKDISHWVENEANNFIFIYGGNDPWTSTGVCLTGKTNSLKMVLPNGSHRTRIKSFPENEREMIYNKLEEWLDIKIER; encoded by the coding sequence TTGAAATCTCTTCGCATTATTTCAGCTTATTTTTTGATGATATTTATATTAATCAGCTGCAGTGCAACGCAACAAACTACTCTTCAAGAGAGTAAACTTTATAAGTGGTTATTATCGCAGCCGGATTTAACAGTTAAAAAACTTGAATCGAATGAAATGTTTAGTGAGATTTATGAAATTTTTATTGAACAGCCAATAGACCATTTCAATCCGAATAGTCCGAAATTTAAACAGCAGTTTTTCTTATCACACAAAGATGAAGACCTGCCAATGGTAGCTGAGCTTGATGGTTACTCAGTTGGAAACAGACCCAATGAATTAAGCAGACTATTAAATTGCAATCAGATAATTGTTGAGCACAGATATTTCGGTGAATCAGTGTCGGAACCGTTTGATTGGAAATATCTTGATATTAAACAAGCGGCGGCAGATCATCACAGAATAATTCAGAAACTGAAAGAGTTTTATAAAAGTAAATGGATAACAACCGGAATAAGTAAAGGTGGTTCAACTGTTATTTTTCACAAAAGATTTTATCCTAATGATGTTGATGCAACTGTTGCTTATGTTGCTCCAATCAATCGCTCACCTGAAGACCAAAGAGTTTATGAATGGTTAAAAAATGTTTCTACCGAAGAATGCAGAAAAAAAGTCCACGACTTTCAGGAAATGATTCTTAAAAAGCGAGATGTTTTTTATCCGATGTTTTTACAAAATGCTGAAAAAGAAAATTTGAGCTATAATATTGTTGGAAGTGAAAAAGCTTTTGAATACTCCGTGTTGGAATATTCTTTTGCATATTGGCAATGGAGTGATGGTGATTGCAGTAAAATCCCTGATTCAACTTTTTCAAAAGAAGAGATATTCGAGCACTTCAAAAAAAACAGTGGTGTAGATTATTTCTCGGATAAAGATATAACTTCAATCTATCCGTTTTTCTATCAATGTTATACTGAGTATGGTTATTATGGTTATGATGTTGAACCATTTAAACAATATCTGAAATACGCCGATGGACATACTCCGTTTTTCATTCCCGATAATCTTCAATTAAAATTTAATCCCGAGCCGATGAAAGACATTTCTCATTGGGTAGAGAATGAAGCGAACAATTTTATTTTCATTTATGGTGGAAATGATCCGTGGACTTCAACAGGAGTTTGTCTTACAGGTAAAACAAATTCATTAAAAATGGTTCTTCCAAATGGTTCGCATAGAACAAGAATAAAAAGTTTTCCGGAAAACGAAAGGGAAATGATTTATAATAAACTTGAAGAATGGCTTGATATTAAAATTGAAAGATGA
- the kbl gene encoding glycine C-acetyltransferase, with translation MTSETKSYYRNILESIEKEGLYKKERIITSPQRAHIEVMHTQSVLNMCANNYLGLADNPELIKAAKDSLDKWGFGLSSVRFICGTQEIHKELERKISEFLGQEDTILYTSCFDANGGLFETLLGEEDAVVSDELNHASIIDGIRLCKAQRYRYKNCDMNDLEAKLNEARANNAKNILIATDGVFSMDGFIAPLKDICNLAEKYGAMVMVDDSHAVGFMGKHGKGTHEYNDVMGKVDIITGTLGKALGGASGGYTSARKEIVDLLRQRSRPYLFSNTVAPSIVAASIKVLDMLSSTTHLRDKLEENTKYFRDKIKAAGFNIKEGVHPIVPIMLGDAVLAQQMAAKLLDKGVYVIGFFYPVVPKGTARIRVQISAAHSKEDLDFAVEKFSEVKKEMGI, from the coding sequence ATGACTTCAGAAACAAAATCATATTATAGAAATATTCTCGAAAGCATAGAGAAAGAAGGTCTTTATAAAAAAGAAAGAATCATAACTTCTCCTCAACGAGCTCATATCGAAGTGATGCACACACAAAGTGTATTGAATATGTGTGCTAATAATTACCTTGGATTGGCAGATAATCCGGAATTAATTAAAGCAGCGAAAGATAGTCTGGACAAATGGGGATTTGGACTTTCATCAGTCAGATTTATTTGCGGCACTCAGGAAATTCACAAAGAGCTTGAAAGAAAAATTTCTGAATTTCTTGGACAGGAAGACACTATTCTTTACACATCATGCTTTGATGCAAATGGTGGATTGTTTGAAACTCTCCTTGGTGAAGAAGATGCAGTTGTAAGTGATGAATTAAATCACGCAAGCATTATTGATGGAATAAGATTATGCAAAGCGCAACGCTATCGTTACAAAAACTGCGATATGAATGATCTTGAAGCAAAATTGAATGAAGCCAGAGCAAATAACGCTAAAAATATTCTTATCGCTACAGATGGTGTTTTTTCGATGGATGGTTTCATAGCACCATTAAAAGATATTTGCAATCTTGCTGAAAAGTATGGTGCAATGGTAATGGTTGATGATAGTCACGCAGTTGGATTTATGGGTAAGCATGGTAAAGGTACTCACGAATACAATGATGTAATGGGAAAAGTTGATATAATTACCGGAACTCTGGGAAAAGCTCTGGGCGGCGCAAGTGGTGGTTATACTTCTGCAAGAAAAGAAATTGTTGATTTACTCAGACAACGTTCAAGACCTTATTTATTTTCAAACACTGTTGCACCTTCAATTGTAGCCGCTTCAATTAAGGTGCTTGATATGCTTTCTTCAACAACTCATTTACGGGATAAGCTTGAAGAGAATACAAAATATTTCCGTGATAAGATTAAAGCTGCAGGATTTAATATTAAAGAAGGCGTTCATCCAATTGTTCCGATAATGCTTGGTGATGCAGTTCTGGCTCAGCAAATGGCAGCCAAACTTCTTGATAAAGGTGTTTATGTGATTGGTTTCTTCTATCCGGTTGTTCCAAAAGGAACTGCAAGAATTCGTGTTCAGATTTCTGCAGCACATTCAAAAGAAGATTTGGATTTTGCGGTTGAAAAATTCTCTGAAGTAAAAAAAGAAATGGGTATATAA
- the tdh gene encoding L-threonine 3-dehydrogenase: MKALVKKYAEPGIWMDEVPVPEYGPNDVLIKIHKTSICGTDIHIYNWDEWAQKTIPVPMVVGHEYVGTIEAYGDNVHDVQIGELVSGEGHLVCGQCRHCRAGRGHLCPNTKGVGVNRPGCFAEYLVIPVTNIWHCDPKIPKDVLSIFDPLGNAVHTALSFDLLGEDVLITGAGPIGIMAAAIAKHAGARNVVITDLNPYRLELAKKVGVTRVVDVSKEKLSDVISELGMVGGFDVGLEMSGSPKAFNDMIDAMYTGGKIALLGILPSNAAIDWTKVIFKGITIRGIYGRMMFETWYKMQAMIQSGLDVTPVITHKFKIDDYKEGFEIMKSGNSGKVILDWI, from the coding sequence ATGAAAGCCCTTGTTAAAAAATATGCTGAACCGGGAATCTGGATGGACGAAGTTCCTGTTCCTGAATACGGACCCAATGATGTTCTTATCAAGATTCATAAAACATCAATTTGCGGAACAGACATTCACATTTATAACTGGGATGAATGGGCTCAAAAAACTATTCCTGTACCTATGGTTGTTGGTCACGAATATGTCGGAACAATTGAAGCATACGGAGATAATGTCCACGATGTTCAGATTGGTGAATTAGTGAGTGGTGAAGGACATCTTGTATGTGGACAGTGCAGACATTGTCGTGCTGGAAGAGGTCATCTCTGTCCAAACACAAAAGGAGTTGGTGTTAATCGTCCCGGTTGCTTTGCCGAATATCTTGTTATTCCTGTTACGAATATCTGGCATTGTGATCCAAAAATTCCTAAAGATGTTTTATCCATTTTTGATCCTCTTGGCAATGCTGTTCATACAGCGCTTTCATTTGATTTACTTGGTGAAGATGTTCTTATCACTGGTGCCGGACCAATTGGAATAATGGCAGCTGCAATTGCAAAACACGCTGGTGCAAGAAATGTGGTTATAACTGATTTGAATCCATATCGTCTTGAGCTTGCAAAGAAAGTTGGTGTAACCCGTGTAGTTGATGTTTCAAAAGAAAAATTATCAGATGTAATTTCAGAGCTTGGAATGGTTGGTGGTTTTGATGTTGGCTTGGAAATGAGCGGAAGTCCAAAAGCATTTAACGATATGATTGATGCAATGTACACAGGTGGGAAAATTGCTTTGCTCGGTATTCTTCCTTCAAATGCCGCAATTGATTGGACGAAAGTAATATTCAAAGGAATTACAATTCGCGGTATTTATGGTAGAATGATGTTTGAAACCTGGTACAAAATGCAGGCAATGATTCAGAGTGGTTTGGATGTTACTCCTGTTATTACTCACAAATTCAAAATTGATGACTATAAGGAGGGATTTGAGATTATGAAATCAGGTAATTCAGGAAAAGTTATACTCGATTGGATTTAA
- the fumC gene encoding class II fumarate hydratase, whose amino-acid sequence MNYRIEKDTMGEIQVPSDKYYGAQTARSLMNFKIGGDRFPRELIRALGILKKAAAMTNKELGTLPAEKADLIIKAAEEVIEGKLDEHFPLVVWQTGSGTQTNMNANEVIANRAIEMAGGELGSKKPIHPNDDVNKAQSSNDTFPTAMHIAAVEQIHHRLIPMVTKLRDALQKKSEEFKDIIKIGRTHLMDAVPLTLGQEFGGYVQMLTNGLERIDAALPRLYELALGGTAVGTGLNTHPKFAELSAKKIAEITGLPFVTARNKFEALATHDALVEFHGVLKTLAASLMKIANDIRWLGSGPRCGLGELHLPENEPGSSIMPGKVNPTQSEAMTMVCAQVFGNDVAVNIGGASGNFELNVFKPVIIFNVLNSIRLLSDACESFTDHCVVGIEANVDNIKKHVENSLMLVTALNPVIGYDNAAKVAKKAHAENKTLKQAAVELGLLTPEKFDEIVRPEKMIGPKA is encoded by the coding sequence ATGAACTACCGCATTGAAAAAGACACAATGGGTGAAATCCAAGTTCCATCCGATAAATATTACGGTGCACAAACCGCCAGATCTTTAATGAACTTCAAAATTGGTGGCGACAGATTTCCAAGAGAATTGATTCGTGCACTTGGCATTCTTAAAAAAGCGGCTGCAATGACTAATAAAGAGTTGGGAACACTTCCCGCAGAAAAAGCTGACTTGATTATTAAAGCTGCTGAAGAAGTAATTGAAGGAAAACTTGATGAACACTTCCCTCTTGTAGTTTGGCAAACAGGTAGCGGAACCCAAACAAATATGAATGCTAATGAAGTAATTGCAAATCGTGCAATCGAAATGGCTGGTGGTGAACTTGGAAGTAAAAAGCCAATTCATCCAAATGATGATGTAAACAAAGCACAATCATCAAATGATACTTTTCCAACCGCAATGCACATCGCAGCAGTTGAGCAAATTCATCATCGCTTAATTCCAATGGTTACAAAACTCCGCGATGCTCTTCAGAAAAAATCAGAAGAATTCAAAGATATAATAAAGATTGGAAGAACTCATTTGATGGATGCTGTTCCACTTACACTTGGTCAGGAATTCGGTGGTTATGTTCAGATGCTAACAAATGGATTGGAAAGAATTGATGCTGCACTTCCGAGATTATATGAACTGGCTTTGGGTGGAACTGCAGTTGGCACAGGTTTAAATACTCATCCGAAATTTGCAGAACTTTCAGCGAAGAAAATTGCTGAGATTACCGGACTACCCTTTGTAACAGCCAGAAATAAATTCGAAGCACTTGCAACCCACGATGCTTTAGTTGAATTTCACGGAGTGTTAAAAACATTAGCTGCTTCGCTTATGAAAATTGCAAATGATATCCGATGGCTCGGCTCTGGTCCACGCTGTGGTTTGGGAGAACTTCATCTTCCGGAAAATGAACCCGGAAGCTCAATCATGCCAGGCAAAGTTAATCCAACTCAAAGTGAAGCAATGACAATGGTTTGTGCACAGGTTTTCGGAAATGATGTTGCTGTTAATATTGGTGGTGCGAGTGGAAACTTTGAGTTAAATGTTTTTAAACCGGTAATAATTTTCAATGTACTTAATTCAATCAGATTATTATCCGATGCTTGCGAAAGCTTTACTGATCACTGTGTTGTTGGAATTGAAGCTAATGTGGATAATATCAAAAAGCATGTCGAAAATTCTCTGATGCTTGTAACAGCTTTAAATCCTGTGATTGGTTATGACAATGCAGCTAAAGTTGCAAAGAAAGCCCACGCAGAAAATAAAACATTAAAACAGGCAGCAGTAGAATTAGGTTTACTTACTCCGGAAAAATTTGATGAAATAGTTCGTCCGGAAAAAATGATTGGTCCGAAAGCATAA